The Corynebacterium glaucum genome includes a region encoding these proteins:
- a CDS encoding cytochrome b/b6 domain-containing protein, which yields MQVPVRRGLPRVQGGEPWPPVETIELPEGTLDVSVAPAEAAPQSELVEVAVRRGLPRVPGGEPWPPVTSVMIEGIQPESESEPAPEAAAAGKAAAGSTRITASPERPQPDTASQTPAVEQPAAAAQPAKRPATKPAEAATGKGARTWVWPMVAAAVMLLIGVLASRWFINSATGADFIARYDGTQPLPESAPVGLPAWLGWAHFFNMFLMALIVKTGWSVRTETKPPAYWAPKNNPKAKISLTLWMHLVLDVAWIALGALFYILLFTTGQWMRIVPTSWEVIPNAISAGIQYLSLEWPTEDPWVHYNALQELMYFAVVFLAAPLAIISGLRMSPWWPKKQKWFPMSAARAIHFPVMVFFIVFTIIHVALVALTGLRLNLNAMFASSNDASSWTGALVFLGALAAIAAAWFAAKPVLVAPVAGKFGSVSQR from the coding sequence GTGCAAGTACCTGTCCGCCGGGGGCTGCCCCGAGTCCAAGGCGGCGAACCCTGGCCGCCCGTAGAAACGATTGAGTTGCCGGAAGGCACCCTCGACGTCTCCGTGGCACCCGCCGAAGCTGCACCTCAAAGCGAGTTGGTCGAGGTGGCGGTTCGCCGCGGCCTCCCGCGAGTGCCCGGCGGCGAGCCTTGGCCGCCAGTGACCAGCGTGATGATCGAGGGCATCCAACCCGAATCCGAATCCGAGCCTGCACCCGAAGCAGCGGCTGCAGGCAAAGCCGCGGCCGGGTCGACCCGCATCACTGCGTCGCCCGAACGCCCGCAGCCCGACACGGCATCCCAAACACCAGCGGTCGAGCAGCCAGCAGCGGCCGCGCAACCGGCGAAACGCCCGGCCACTAAACCGGCAGAAGCCGCTACCGGTAAGGGTGCACGCACGTGGGTGTGGCCAATGGTGGCAGCGGCCGTGATGCTGCTTATCGGCGTGTTGGCTTCGCGGTGGTTCATCAATTCCGCCACCGGCGCGGACTTCATCGCTCGCTACGACGGCACCCAGCCGCTGCCCGAGAGCGCACCGGTGGGGCTTCCCGCGTGGCTTGGGTGGGCGCACTTCTTCAACATGTTCCTCATGGCGCTGATCGTGAAAACCGGTTGGAGTGTGCGCACCGAAACTAAGCCACCGGCCTACTGGGCGCCGAAGAACAACCCCAAGGCGAAGATCTCGCTGACGCTCTGGATGCACCTGGTCCTGGATGTCGCGTGGATCGCGCTCGGAGCTTTGTTCTACATCTTGCTCTTTACCACCGGCCAGTGGATGCGAATTGTACCGACGAGCTGGGAAGTCATCCCCAACGCGATCTCCGCTGGGATCCAGTACCTCTCCCTCGAGTGGCCTACCGAGGACCCGTGGGTGCATTACAACGCGCTCCAAGAGTTGATGTATTTCGCGGTGGTGTTCCTTGCGGCACCGCTGGCCATCATTTCGGGCCTGCGGATGAGCCCGTGGTGGCCGAAGAAACAGAAGTGGTTCCCCATGTCCGCAGCTCGTGCGATCCACTTCCCGGTCATGGTGTTCTTCATCGTGTTCACCATCATCCACGTGGCACTGGTGGCGCTCACCGGGCTGCGGCTCAACCTCAACGCAATGTTCGCGTCGTCCAACGACGCGTCGAGCTGGACCGGTGCTTTGGTGTTCCTCGGTGCCCTCGCAGCGATTGCAGCCGCGTGGTTCGCTGCCAAGCCGGTGCTGGTCGCACCGGTCGCGGGCAAGTTCGGCTCTGTGAGCCAACGCTAG
- the tig gene encoding trigger factor has translation MKSSVEKLSDTRVKLNVSVPFDELGKEIDQAYKAIAQQVTIPGFRRGKAPRQLIDARFGRGPILEQVVNDMLPTRYDAALNENEINPIGQPDIEITKIEDNDVVEFTAEVDVRPEITVPDFSKIAVTVPALKVDDEALEAELDSLRGRFGELKDTKRKLKTDDFAVIDIEATIDGEKLDEASTEGLSYQIGSDDLIKGLDTALRGLKTGEDAEFTTTIEHGEHKGEEATIKVTVQQTKERKLPELDDEFAQMASEFDTVDELRENTRTQLEENKKAQQAADIRDEVLKAALAEATFALPESIVDEQVHNQLHQLLGQLAHDENAFAQLLEAQGTTREEFDKQSREQAEESVRTQLFLDAVAEQEQPEVSQEELTDHILFTAQSYGMDPNQFVMELQQSGQIANLFSDVRRGKALAVAIARTSVTDDEGNTVDPNEYFGDIEDEADSTEASEEK, from the coding sequence GTGAAGTCATCCGTCGAGAAGCTCAGCGACACCAGAGTCAAGCTGAACGTCTCTGTCCCGTTCGACGAGCTGGGCAAGGAGATCGACCAGGCATACAAGGCGATCGCGCAGCAGGTCACCATCCCGGGTTTCCGTCGCGGTAAGGCTCCGCGCCAGCTTATCGACGCCCGCTTCGGCCGCGGTCCCATCCTTGAGCAGGTAGTCAACGACATGCTGCCGACGCGCTACGACGCTGCGCTGAACGAGAACGAAATCAACCCGATCGGCCAGCCGGACATCGAGATCACCAAGATCGAGGACAACGACGTGGTCGAGTTCACCGCCGAGGTGGACGTGCGCCCGGAGATCACCGTGCCGGACTTCTCCAAGATTGCCGTCACCGTGCCGGCACTCAAGGTTGACGATGAGGCGCTTGAGGCCGAGCTGGACAGCCTGCGCGGCCGCTTCGGTGAGCTGAAGGACACGAAGCGCAAGCTCAAGACCGACGACTTCGCCGTGATCGACATCGAAGCGACCATCGACGGCGAGAAGCTCGACGAGGCTTCCACCGAGGGCCTGAGCTACCAGATCGGCTCCGACGACCTGATCAAGGGTCTGGACACCGCACTGCGCGGCCTGAAGACCGGCGAGGACGCCGAGTTCACCACCACCATCGAGCACGGCGAGCACAAGGGCGAAGAGGCCACCATCAAGGTCACCGTCCAGCAGACCAAGGAGCGCAAGCTTCCGGAGCTTGACGACGAGTTCGCTCAGATGGCATCCGAGTTCGACACCGTCGACGAGCTGCGCGAGAACACCCGCACCCAGCTCGAGGAGAACAAGAAGGCGCAGCAGGCTGCGGACATCCGCGACGAGGTACTCAAGGCCGCCCTCGCCGAGGCGACCTTTGCACTGCCAGAGTCCATCGTGGACGAACAGGTGCACAACCAGCTCCACCAGCTGCTCGGCCAGCTCGCACACGACGAGAACGCGTTCGCGCAGCTGCTCGAGGCCCAAGGCACGACCCGCGAGGAGTTTGACAAGCAGTCCCGCGAGCAGGCAGAGGAGTCGGTGCGCACCCAGCTGTTCCTCGACGCCGTTGCAGAGCAAGAGCAGCCGGAGGTCTCCCAGGAGGAGCTCACCGACCACATCCTGTTCACCGCGCAGTCCTACGGCATGGACCCGAACCAGTTCGTGATGGAGCTGCAGCAGTCCGGCCAGATTGCGAACCTGTTCTCGGACGTGCGCCGCGGCAAGGCACTTGCAGTCGCCATCGCACGAACCTCCGTCACCGACGACGAGGGCAACACGGTTGACCCGAACGAATACTTCGGCGACATCGAGGACGAGGCAGACTCCACCGAAGCTTCCGAGGAGAAGTAG
- a CDS encoding glycosyltransferase — protein MATIGIYAHHHGSGHIQRCREIQRELRALGHEATILSTAEGADVVLADDAGHGHHGRAMTAGGTLHYAPYGNQGLRSRFATLAGWTADNAPDAFYVDVSVEVGVFLRLMGIPVVAHAMPGLRDDAPHQLAYTQADALIAAWPDWIETPEHLRGHEERLHAVGGISRLTPAPGIERDPHAVLVMAGKGGSTWEPEDWAAVEAACPEYTFTFLTGENRVDDPTELLQRAGVVVAAGGQNSIADIAVTNAPAILLPQPRPFIEQKLNAQVLRDAGLAVVPDGFPPAAEWPTLLAQAKALNPDWYRWQTDGAARRAAEVVAGVATGASSSKIALVTLADANRKAHLTHQVNLKPEGTDHITVALADADELRKAVPKSHVVEAEPQLADARNLAAARNLAARTAIERGAEIIVFLDADCVASSQLVPLYVRALEAHPDAVVAGPVTYMREGELRTVRPDPHPARPNPPVGELELAHDYNLFWSLSFAMTADTWARIERDFGGFDTGFTGYGGEDTDFARQLQRHGFELYWVGGAHAFHQWHPVSSPPWEHLEDIVANANYFHAKWGSWPMEGWLDKFAEAGAISLIDGTWQAQTPTSQ, from the coding sequence TTGGCCACGATTGGTATTTACGCCCACCACCACGGTTCGGGCCACATTCAGCGTTGCCGCGAGATCCAGCGCGAGCTGCGCGCGCTCGGTCACGAGGCGACGATCCTCTCCACTGCGGAAGGCGCCGATGTGGTGCTTGCCGACGATGCGGGCCACGGCCACCACGGCCGCGCCATGACCGCCGGCGGCACGCTCCACTACGCGCCCTACGGTAACCAGGGGTTGCGCAGCCGCTTTGCGACGCTTGCCGGGTGGACCGCAGACAACGCCCCCGACGCCTTCTACGTGGACGTGTCCGTCGAGGTAGGAGTGTTCCTACGCCTGATGGGCATCCCGGTCGTCGCGCACGCGATGCCGGGCCTGCGCGACGACGCGCCCCACCAGCTCGCCTACACCCAGGCCGATGCCCTGATCGCCGCCTGGCCCGACTGGATCGAAACCCCTGAGCACCTTCGCGGGCACGAGGAGCGCCTGCACGCCGTCGGCGGGATTTCGCGGCTCACTCCCGCGCCGGGCATCGAGCGCGATCCGCACGCTGTGCTGGTCATGGCCGGCAAGGGCGGCTCCACCTGGGAACCGGAAGACTGGGCTGCGGTCGAAGCCGCCTGTCCCGAGTACACGTTCACGTTCCTCACCGGTGAAAACCGCGTCGACGACCCGACCGAACTCCTGCAGCGTGCCGGGGTCGTGGTCGCGGCGGGCGGACAAAATTCGATCGCGGATATTGCCGTGACCAACGCGCCGGCCATCCTGCTGCCGCAACCGCGGCCCTTCATCGAGCAAAAACTCAACGCCCAAGTGCTCCGAGACGCCGGCCTGGCCGTCGTCCCGGACGGATTTCCGCCCGCTGCTGAGTGGCCAACGCTGCTCGCGCAGGCGAAGGCGCTGAATCCCGACTGGTATCGGTGGCAGACGGACGGTGCCGCGCGGCGGGCCGCGGAGGTGGTCGCTGGGGTGGCCACGGGGGCGTCGTCAAGCAAAATTGCCCTGGTGACTCTTGCTGATGCGAACCGGAAAGCCCACCTCACGCACCAGGTGAACCTGAAGCCCGAGGGCACTGACCACATCACCGTCGCGCTCGCTGATGCTGACGAGCTGCGTAAAGCGGTGCCGAAGTCGCACGTGGTCGAGGCAGAGCCACAACTAGCGGATGCGAGGAACCTCGCCGCGGCCCGCAACCTCGCCGCGCGCACCGCGATCGAACGCGGCGCGGAGATAATCGTGTTCCTCGACGCCGACTGCGTGGCGTCTTCGCAGCTTGTGCCGCTGTACGTGCGCGCGCTCGAGGCGCACCCGGACGCCGTGGTCGCAGGTCCGGTGACGTACATGCGCGAGGGCGAGCTGCGCACCGTGCGCCCCGATCCGCACCCGGCGCGCCCGAATCCGCCCGTCGGCGAGCTGGAACTCGCCCACGACTACAACCTGTTCTGGTCCCTGTCATTTGCCATGACCGCCGACACCTGGGCGCGCATCGAGCGCGACTTCGGCGGTTTCGACACCGGGTTCACCGGCTATGGCGGCGAGGACACCGACTTCGCCCGGCAACTTCAGCGCCACGGCTTCGAGCTTTACTGGGTCGGCGGCGCGCACGCGTTCCACCAGTGGCACCCGGTTTCGTCGCCGCCGTGGGAGCACCTCGAGGACATCGTCGCCAACGCGAACTACTTCCACGCCAAGTGGGGCAGTTGGCCCATGGAGGGCTGGCTGGACAAGTTCGCGGAGGCAGGGGCAATTTCGCTTATCGACGGCACCTGGCAAGCGCAAACCCCTACCTCGCAATAA
- a CDS encoding electron transfer flavoprotein subunit alpha/FixB family protein, whose amino-acid sequence MSATVLVILDAGHDGLAPTAAELIGAASAIGTPAVVTDSREHAEELGQLGATQVLVAPLPSDAQTLPLVDAAESAFNQLNPVAVVCAHTVRGRDVAARLAVRLRRALLTDATGIRRDADGIVTDHSNYGGAFSTVGAATHLSPVVTVRVGAVEARAEAATPEVIDLKVESSGKRFAEVKEVSPIERESSRPELATADKVVAGGVSLGDEDMFEELVGGLADALGAAVGATRSAVDEGQVPYEAQIGQTGVMVSPKLYIGVGISGAVQHLVGMQTSDVIVAINSDEDAPIFEISDFGIIGDIFDLVPEIITEIESRKDASEAGK is encoded by the coding sequence ATGAGTGCAACCGTTCTTGTCATTTTGGACGCTGGCCATGACGGCCTCGCGCCGACTGCTGCCGAGCTCATCGGCGCAGCGAGTGCGATCGGCACGCCCGCGGTGGTCACTGACTCCCGCGAACACGCCGAGGAGCTCGGCCAGCTCGGTGCCACGCAGGTGCTCGTCGCACCGTTGCCGAGCGATGCGCAAACACTTCCGCTTGTCGACGCCGCCGAAAGCGCGTTCAACCAGCTCAACCCGGTTGCGGTGGTCTGCGCGCACACGGTTCGCGGTCGCGATGTCGCCGCGCGCCTTGCGGTTCGCTTGCGTCGAGCATTGCTTACCGACGCCACGGGAATCCGCCGCGATGCCGACGGCATTGTCACCGACCACTCCAACTACGGCGGCGCGTTTTCAACCGTGGGTGCCGCAACGCACCTGAGCCCGGTGGTGACGGTGCGTGTCGGCGCGGTGGAAGCGCGCGCGGAGGCGGCCACGCCTGAGGTGATTGACCTTAAGGTTGAGTCGTCCGGCAAGCGTTTCGCCGAGGTAAAAGAGGTCTCTCCGATCGAAAGGGAATCGTCCCGCCCCGAGCTTGCCACTGCGGACAAGGTGGTTGCCGGTGGCGTGTCGCTTGGTGACGAGGACATGTTCGAGGAACTCGTCGGCGGTCTTGCCGACGCGCTCGGCGCCGCGGTCGGCGCTACCCGTTCCGCCGTGGATGAGGGCCAGGTTCCCTACGAGGCGCAGATCGGTCAGACCGGCGTGATGGTCAGCCCGAAGCTCTACATCGGCGTGGGCATTTCCGGCGCGGTCCAGCACTTGGTGGGTATGCAGACCTCCGACGTGATTGTGGCGATCAACTCGGACGAGGACGCGCCGATCTTCGAGATTTCCGACTTCGGCATCATCGGCGACATCTTCGACCTCGTGCCGGAGATCATCACCGAGATCGAGTCCCGCAAGGACGCAAGCGAGGCTGGAAAGTAA
- a CDS encoding electron transfer flavoprotein subunit beta/FixA family protein gives MRIAVLLKEVPDTYSDRDMNLKTGLTDRSGDVVADEVGERAVEAALRIKEGAADSTEVHVLTVGPASAADSVRRGIAMGADEGYLVSDDALIGADVTLTAEVLAALIQKNGYDLVIAGAASSDGASGVMAPLVGELLDWPALSNLTEVSFDGSRVEAVQVSDGAVVKLEASLPAIVAVSDEFPDPRFPNFKGLMAAKKKELGEVTLAELGIDPEDYSRPRSIMVSVERRPARERGEIIDAGPTAAKQLVDFLESKGLV, from the coding sequence GTGCGCATAGCAGTGCTGCTGAAAGAGGTCCCTGATACCTACAGCGACCGCGATATGAACTTGAAAACGGGGCTGACCGACCGCTCCGGCGACGTGGTTGCGGACGAGGTCGGCGAACGCGCCGTCGAGGCGGCGCTGCGCATCAAGGAAGGCGCCGCAGACAGCACCGAAGTCCACGTCCTCACGGTGGGCCCCGCATCGGCGGCAGACTCGGTGCGTCGCGGCATCGCGATGGGCGCGGATGAGGGGTACCTCGTTTCCGACGATGCGCTGATCGGTGCCGATGTCACGCTCACCGCCGAGGTGCTTGCGGCGCTGATTCAGAAGAACGGCTACGACCTAGTCATTGCAGGTGCGGCCTCCTCCGACGGCGCCTCCGGTGTGATGGCGCCACTGGTCGGCGAGCTGCTGGACTGGCCCGCGCTTTCGAACCTCACTGAAGTGTCATTCGATGGCTCTCGGGTTGAGGCGGTGCAGGTCAGTGACGGTGCCGTCGTCAAGCTTGAAGCTTCCCTGCCTGCGATTGTGGCTGTGTCTGACGAATTTCCTGACCCCCGATTCCCCAACTTCAAGGGCCTGATGGCGGCGAAGAAGAAGGAACTGGGCGAGGTCACGCTGGCTGAGCTGGGCATTGATCCGGAGGATTATTCGCGTCCGCGCTCGATCATGGTGTCGGTGGAGCGCCGCCCCGCCCGCGAGCGCGGCGAGATTATCGACGCTGGGCCGACCGCGGCGAAGCAACTTGTGGACTTCCTGGAATCGAAGGGGCTGGTGTAA
- a CDS encoding glycosyltransferase family 4 protein translates to MLNDGHLRIAFIGPARYPVREPYAGGLEAFCHTMVKALRAAGHEVDFFAAEGSDGNCKAFELPGVDWGDQIDLATDTTYPAGGKEREDAAFVKLRRLLVAGDYDVVHNNSLNPLIFPGPHSPESLPMVTTLHTPQVDELQAAITAAGTRAGHFAAVSHTTADDWTLPYAPTVIPNGVNVSTWKLGPGGSNAIWFGRLVPEKGAHMAMDAARRAGVPLLLAGRKGDCRYFREEIAPRLAPGVAEWRGTMSHTHLRELVANSGVAVVSPRWEEPFGLVAFEAMACGTPVAAFERGGLGELLCHAPAALAPPDDIDALAGAIHRAREIDRAAVREWVVEHHSLTQTARTYVELYRQVHYGYLAAQVKGA, encoded by the coding sequence ATGCTTAACGACGGCCACTTGCGCATCGCCTTCATCGGGCCCGCTCGCTACCCCGTCCGCGAACCGTATGCCGGCGGGCTCGAAGCGTTTTGCCACACCATGGTGAAAGCCTTGCGGGCGGCGGGGCACGAGGTGGATTTCTTCGCCGCGGAAGGCTCCGACGGTAACTGCAAGGCGTTCGAGCTGCCCGGCGTGGACTGGGGCGACCAGATCGACTTGGCCACCGACACCACGTACCCAGCGGGCGGCAAAGAGCGCGAGGATGCTGCGTTTGTAAAGCTGCGCCGACTGCTGGTCGCCGGCGACTACGACGTGGTGCACAACAACAGCTTGAACCCGCTGATCTTCCCCGGCCCGCACAGCCCGGAGTCGCTACCGATGGTGACCACGCTGCACACGCCGCAGGTGGATGAGCTGCAGGCGGCGATCACCGCTGCCGGCACGCGTGCCGGGCACTTTGCAGCGGTGAGCCACACGACTGCGGACGATTGGACGCTGCCTTACGCGCCGACCGTGATTCCGAACGGGGTGAACGTCTCCACCTGGAAGCTCGGCCCAGGCGGCTCCAACGCCATTTGGTTCGGGCGCCTGGTGCCGGAAAAGGGCGCGCACATGGCGATGGACGCCGCGCGCCGCGCCGGGGTGCCCCTGTTGTTGGCGGGACGCAAGGGCGACTGCCGCTATTTCCGCGAAGAGATCGCGCCGCGGCTCGCGCCGGGTGTGGCCGAGTGGCGCGGGACGATGTCGCACACACACCTGCGCGAGCTGGTTGCTAACTCCGGCGTCGCGGTGGTCAGCCCGCGGTGGGAAGAGCCCTTCGGCCTGGTTGCGTTCGAGGCGATGGCGTGCGGCACTCCGGTCGCCGCTTTCGAGCGCGGTGGCTTGGGCGAGCTGCTGTGCCACGCGCCTGCCGCGCTCGCCCCGCCGGATGACATCGACGCGCTGGCGGGGGCGATCCACCGCGCCCGTGAAATCGACCGCGCCGCGGTGCGCGAATGGGTGGTGGAGCACCACTCGCTGACGCAGACCGCGCGCACCTATGTGGAGCTCTACCGCCAGGTCCACTACGGCTACCTCGCCGCCCAGGTGAAGGGGGCATAG
- a CDS encoding DUF1542 domain-containing protein: MQLDDALADAKRWTDRLGSQVLSISGNDAASTQAMADASERFNAASAGLADARTVKQAMLARESALEGLHYVNAAREIMGLPAGPQLPELEGQRQAGRVTETRSVQQEDGTVITASPVATEQTPHYYPGGAVAGRPVPAGWYSAAWWAPAMMTGMWAASSMMFYSAMFAGMAGTPSAAEFEAGDFGGTDAAGDMGDMGDVGGDMGDMGGGDFGGDFGGDFGGGGFDFGGFDF; this comes from the coding sequence ATGCAGCTTGACGACGCTTTGGCTGACGCAAAACGTTGGACCGACCGCCTCGGCTCGCAGGTGTTGTCAATCTCGGGCAACGACGCAGCGTCAACCCAGGCCATGGCCGATGCGTCCGAGCGTTTTAACGCAGCATCTGCGGGCCTTGCTGATGCCCGCACCGTCAAGCAAGCGATGCTCGCGCGCGAATCCGCGCTTGAGGGCCTGCACTACGTCAACGCCGCCCGCGAGATCATGGGTCTGCCGGCCGGCCCTCAGCTGCCCGAGCTCGAGGGCCAGCGCCAGGCTGGCCGCGTCACCGAGACGCGCTCGGTGCAGCAGGAGGACGGCACCGTCATCACCGCCTCCCCCGTTGCCACTGAGCAGACCCCGCACTACTACCCCGGCGGTGCCGTGGCCGGACGCCCAGTCCCAGCTGGTTGGTACTCGGCCGCGTGGTGGGCACCGGCGATGATGACCGGCATGTGGGCGGCGAGCTCGATGATGTTCTACTCCGCCATGTTCGCAGGCATGGCCGGCACCCCGAGCGCGGCTGAGTTCGAGGCCGGCGACTTCGGTGGCACCGATGCTGCAGGCGATATGGGTGATATGGGCGATGTCGGCGGCGACATGGGAGACATGGGCGGCGGCGACTTTGGCGGCGATTTCGGTGGAGACTTCGGCGGTGGCGGTTTCGACTTCGGGGGCTTCGACTTCTAG
- a CDS encoding N-formylglutamate amidohydrolase gives MYDYLTIDAGAKDCPVILHVPHASRHIPDEVAADFVATPEQVETELDRVTDTGTDTLAAAAHAQFGGRCWMATNGISRVVADPGRFYNQRDSMEASGRGPVYTRLADGDLLRPLGFDDSELKAKYFYPYDDAMSELVGERLRDTGAAVIVDIHSYNDQPDEYRIHAGKLLPDVCIGTHSVHSPAILTDTAARIFSEAGFKVERNTPFTGVYIPVEFEMNAKVLGIMFEVRDDLLAEGSETADRVAAALAEVIREAEVIANTEMGRPH, from the coding sequence ATGTACGACTACCTCACCATCGACGCCGGTGCGAAAGATTGCCCCGTGATCCTGCACGTGCCACACGCTTCGCGCCACATCCCGGACGAGGTGGCCGCCGACTTCGTGGCCACGCCGGAGCAAGTGGAAACCGAACTTGACCGCGTCACCGACACTGGTACCGACACCCTGGCCGCCGCCGCGCACGCGCAGTTCGGTGGGCGGTGCTGGATGGCCACCAACGGGATCTCGCGCGTGGTGGCGGACCCGGGCCGGTTCTACAACCAGCGCGACTCGATGGAAGCGTCCGGGCGCGGGCCGGTGTACACGCGGCTTGCCGACGGCGACCTGCTGCGCCCGCTCGGCTTCGACGACTCCGAACTGAAGGCGAAGTACTTCTACCCGTACGACGACGCAATGTCGGAGTTGGTCGGGGAGCGCCTACGCGATACAGGTGCGGCCGTGATCGTGGACATCCACTCCTACAACGACCAGCCCGATGAGTACCGCATTCACGCCGGCAAACTGCTGCCGGATGTGTGCATTGGCACCCACTCCGTGCACTCGCCGGCCATCCTCACCGACACCGCGGCACGGATCTTCTCCGAGGCCGGTTTCAAGGTGGAGCGCAACACCCCGTTCACCGGCGTCTACATTCCGGTGGAGTTCGAGATGAACGCCAAGGTGCTCGGCATCATGTTTGAGGTGCGCGACGATCTGCTGGCGGAGGGTTCAGAGACGGCAGATCGAGTGGCAGCGGCGCTCGCAGAGGTGATCCGCGAAGCTGAGGTGATCGCGAACACCGAGATGGGCCGCCCGCACTAA
- a CDS encoding IS1249 family transposase, with the protein MPKNRPRCHCGAEMKRNGTTSKGTTRWRCKACGFSTSKKRLDVTNAATFAQFITHCTTTETLSATAKRLGVSHSTLKRRFTWCWLVDVPDPTIDHTGRVYDQIFIDGTYTAGGCLIVAATLDHVIAWHWCYRETSRDYQHLLSRIPAPLIVVLDGGQGAASAIKICWPTTKVQRCLVHAQRVVRRHTTSHPRTDAGQTIYRLALNLTQITTLDQAATWGGQLHEFSTIYQSWMNEKTRSKDPATGMWVTTWTHPSVRKAYNSLHHLWRNNLLFVYLDPPEEVLDPARVKATTNSLEGGINAQVKALAYAHRGRTNEHQRRMLDWWLYLKTELPDDPIKIARQSNWGKDQLAKVQILTHNENQADHETGRPALYDNAIDTNYNHSIGIQKGHI; encoded by the coding sequence ATGCCAAAGAACCGACCACGCTGCCACTGCGGCGCTGAGATGAAACGCAACGGCACCACATCCAAAGGCACAACTCGCTGGCGGTGTAAAGCCTGCGGTTTCTCTACCTCCAAAAAGCGCCTCGATGTCACCAACGCAGCCACGTTTGCCCAATTCATCACGCACTGCACCACCACGGAAACCCTCTCCGCTACCGCGAAACGACTCGGCGTCAGCCACTCCACCCTGAAACGGCGTTTCACCTGGTGCTGGCTCGTTGACGTGCCTGATCCCACCATCGATCACACCGGGCGCGTCTACGACCAGATCTTCATCGACGGCACCTACACCGCAGGCGGATGTCTGATCGTCGCCGCAACCCTCGACCACGTCATCGCCTGGCACTGGTGCTACCGGGAAACCAGCCGCGACTACCAACACCTGCTCTCACGCATCCCCGCCCCCTTGATCGTCGTGCTCGACGGCGGGCAAGGCGCAGCAAGCGCGATCAAAATCTGCTGGCCAACCACTAAAGTGCAGCGCTGCTTAGTCCACGCCCAACGCGTCGTGCGCCGTCACACCACCTCACACCCACGCACCGACGCAGGACAAACGATCTACCGGTTAGCGCTCAACCTCACCCAAATCACCACACTGGACCAGGCCGCCACCTGGGGTGGGCAGCTGCATGAATTCTCCACCATCTACCAAAGCTGGATGAACGAGAAAACCAGAAGCAAAGACCCCGCCACCGGAATGTGGGTCACCACCTGGACGCACCCCAGTGTGCGCAAGGCCTACAACAGCTTGCATCACCTATGGCGAAACAACCTGCTGTTTGTCTACCTCGACCCACCCGAAGAAGTGCTCGATCCCGCCCGAGTCAAAGCCACCACCAACAGTCTTGAAGGCGGGATCAACGCCCAAGTCAAAGCCCTTGCCTACGCCCACCGCGGGCGCACCAACGAACACCAACGCCGCATGCTCGACTGGTGGTTGTACCTGAAAACAGAACTGCCTGACGACCCCATCAAGATCGCCAGACAATCCAACTGGGGAAAGGATCAACTCGCCAAAGTCCAAATCCTGACCCACAACGAGAACCAAGCCGACCACGAAACAGGACGACCAGCCCTCTACGACAACGCTATCGACACCAACTACAACCACTCAATCGGCATCCAAAAAGGCCACATCTAA